In Arthrobacter sp. SLBN-112, a genomic segment contains:
- a CDS encoding PAC2 family protein, with translation MLERISGSLLDPDALYASNIELFHSPDLQGLNMVMGFTGFADAGHVVKQINAELLDTLDAQPVAVFDADQLIDYRSRRPHLSFVEDHIQDYQEPRLALYRLVDGLGKPFLLLAGFEPDLQWERFARAVVNIVEKLDVNLVTWIHSIPMPVPHTRPVGVTVHGNRPELIEGISVWKPTVEVPAAVGHILELRLVEAGRNVAGYVIHVPHYLAEAEYPTAAVAGLEYLGAATSLMLPTDRLRESGRDVSRQIAEQIEASEEVQQVVSRLETRYDEKSDGMVRRSLLANENDELPDADDLGAAVEAYLARENPRP, from the coding sequence GTGCTTGAACGGATTTCCGGCTCCCTGCTGGACCCCGACGCGCTCTACGCCAGCAACATCGAGCTGTTCCACAGCCCCGACCTCCAGGGGCTGAACATGGTCATGGGATTCACCGGTTTCGCCGACGCAGGCCACGTGGTGAAGCAGATCAACGCCGAGCTGCTGGACACCCTCGATGCCCAGCCCGTCGCCGTCTTCGACGCCGACCAGCTGATCGACTACCGGTCCCGCCGGCCGCACCTGAGCTTCGTGGAAGACCATATCCAGGACTACCAGGAGCCCCGGCTGGCCCTCTACCGCCTCGTTGACGGCCTGGGAAAGCCGTTCCTCCTCCTGGCAGGATTCGAACCGGACCTGCAATGGGAGCGGTTTGCCCGCGCCGTGGTGAACATCGTGGAGAAACTCGATGTCAACCTGGTCACGTGGATCCACTCGATCCCCATGCCGGTTCCGCATACCCGTCCCGTTGGCGTCACCGTGCACGGAAACCGGCCTGAGCTGATCGAAGGCATCTCGGTGTGGAAGCCCACGGTGGAAGTTCCGGCCGCCGTCGGCCACATCCTGGAGCTGCGCCTCGTCGAAGCCGGACGCAACGTCGCCGGTTACGTCATCCACGTTCCGCACTATCTCGCCGAGGCCGAGTACCCCACGGCTGCCGTCGCCGGCCTCGAATATCTGGGTGCTGCGACCTCGCTCATGCTGCCCACCGACAGGCTGCGTGAATCGGGCCGCGACGTCAGCCGCCAGATCGCCGAGCAGATCGAGGCCTCCGAGGAAGTCCAGCAGGTGGTTTCCCGCCTTGAAACGCGCTACGACGAGAAGTCGGACGGCATGGTGCGGCGTTCGCTCCTGGCCAACGAGAACGACGAGCTTCCCGACGCCGACGACCTCGGCGCTGCGGTGGAGGCTTACCTGGCCAGGGAAAATCCAAGGCCGTAG
- the lpdA gene encoding dihydrolipoyl dehydrogenase has product MADQATAQEFDILVLGGGSGGYAAALRAVQLGLTVGLVEKGKLGGTCLHNGCIPTKALLHSAELADHARDSAKYGVNVTLDSIDINAVNAYKDGIIAGKYKGLQGLIKSKGITVIEGEGKLQGTDTVVVNGTAYKGKNIVLATGSYSRTLPGLEIGGKVITSDQALTMDYIPKSAIILGGGVIGVEFASVWKSFGVDVTIVEGLPSLVPNEDATIVKNFERAFKKRGIKFSTGIFFQGVEQNDDGVKVTLVDGKTFEADLLLVAVGRGPVTANLGYEDAGITIDRGFVITNERLHTGVGNIYAVGDIVPGVQLAHRGYQQGIFVAEEIAGLKPVVVEDINIPKVTYSEPEIATVGYTEKAAKEKFGEDQVQTQEYNLAGNGKSSILGTSGLVKLVRQKDGPVVGVHMIGARMGEQVGEAQLIVNWEAYPEDVAQLVHAHPTQNEALGEAHLALAGKPLHG; this is encoded by the coding sequence GTGGCCGATCAGGCAACTGCGCAAGAATTCGACATCCTGGTACTCGGTGGCGGCAGCGGCGGGTACGCCGCGGCGCTGCGGGCGGTACAGCTGGGCCTTACCGTCGGCCTCGTGGAGAAGGGCAAGCTGGGCGGCACCTGCCTCCACAACGGCTGCATCCCCACCAAGGCCCTGCTGCACTCAGCGGAGCTGGCCGACCACGCCCGTGACTCCGCCAAGTACGGCGTGAACGTCACCCTCGACAGCATCGACATCAACGCTGTCAACGCCTACAAGGACGGCATTATCGCCGGCAAATACAAGGGCCTGCAGGGACTCATCAAGTCCAAGGGCATCACCGTCATCGAGGGCGAAGGCAAGCTGCAGGGCACAGACACCGTCGTCGTGAACGGCACCGCCTACAAGGGCAAGAACATCGTCCTGGCCACCGGCTCATACTCCCGCACCCTGCCCGGCCTGGAAATCGGCGGCAAGGTCATCACGTCGGACCAGGCCCTCACCATGGACTACATCCCCAAGAGCGCCATCATCCTCGGCGGCGGCGTCATCGGCGTCGAATTCGCCTCGGTCTGGAAGTCGTTCGGCGTGGACGTCACCATCGTCGAAGGACTCCCCTCCCTCGTTCCCAACGAGGACGCGACCATCGTGAAGAACTTCGAGCGCGCCTTCAAGAAGCGCGGCATCAAGTTCTCCACCGGCATTTTCTTCCAGGGCGTCGAGCAGAATGACGACGGCGTGAAGGTCACCCTCGTGGACGGCAAGACCTTCGAAGCCGACCTGCTGCTGGTGGCCGTTGGCCGCGGCCCCGTCACCGCCAACCTGGGCTACGAGGACGCCGGCATCACCATTGACCGCGGCTTCGTGATCACCAACGAGCGCCTGCACACGGGCGTCGGCAACATCTACGCCGTGGGCGACATTGTTCCCGGCGTGCAGCTGGCGCACCGCGGTTACCAGCAGGGCATCTTCGTTGCCGAGGAAATCGCGGGCCTGAAGCCGGTGGTCGTTGAGGACATCAACATCCCCAAGGTCACCTACTCCGAACCCGAAATCGCCACCGTTGGCTACACCGAAAAGGCTGCCAAGGAAAAGTTCGGCGAAGACCAGGTGCAGACGCAGGAGTACAACCTCGCCGGCAACGGCAAGAGCTCCATCCTGGGCACCTCCGGTCTGGTCAAGCTGGTCCGCCAGAAGGACGGCCCCGTGGTGGGTGTCCACATGATCGGTGCACGCATGGGCGAGCAGGTGGGCGAGGCCCAGCTGATCGTGAACTGGGAAGCCTACCCGGAGGACGTGGCCCAGCTGGTGCACGCCCACCCCACCCAGAACGAGGCCCTCGGCGAAGCCCACCTGGCGCTGGCCGGCAAGCCGCTGCACGGCTGA
- a CDS encoding leucyl aminopeptidase, whose product MVKNTEINLSTVSRDLKKSPSDAVVIGVGQGTDGPVLLDNPLTAKSAEAITDSLKALGVTGAADQLVRLPGLPETGAGILVLAGVGKVAAMEPLSGESLRRAAGSAVRQLAGLATVTLAFPTATVQDVAAVAEGAALGAYAFTEFRSSTDGLKDPVRNAVIFTELAGNGGVDSALKRAGLVAKAVNATRSLVNTPPSHLYPESFAEAAKDLAKGLPVKVTVWDEKRLEKEGFGGIMGVGKGSSRQPRLVKVEYSPAKATSKIALVGKGITFDTGGISLKPALNMGDMKSDMAGAAVVLNTVLAIAGLGLPVKATAWLCIAENMPGGSASRPADVLTMFGGKTVEVLNTDAEGRLVMADGIVAASGEYPDAIIDVATLTGAQLIALGNRTAGIMGSDSVTGPLKAAADRAGELVWPMPLPEELRPSLDSQVADLANIGERHGGMMTAAVFLREFVGKDKAGAQIPWAHIDIAGPSFNNGSPYGYTHKQGTGCTVRTLVAYVEDILAAA is encoded by the coding sequence GTGGTCAAGAATACTGAAATCAACCTTAGTACCGTCTCGCGGGACTTGAAGAAGAGCCCCAGCGATGCAGTGGTCATCGGGGTGGGGCAGGGAACCGACGGACCCGTCCTCTTGGACAACCCGTTGACGGCAAAGTCCGCTGAAGCCATCACGGACTCCCTCAAGGCGCTCGGCGTCACCGGAGCCGCAGACCAGCTGGTGCGCCTGCCGGGCCTGCCCGAAACCGGAGCCGGAATCCTGGTCCTCGCCGGCGTGGGCAAGGTCGCGGCCATGGAGCCTCTGTCTGGCGAGTCGCTTCGCCGCGCCGCGGGCTCGGCGGTCCGGCAGCTTGCGGGCCTGGCCACAGTCACCTTGGCGTTTCCGACGGCGACGGTGCAGGACGTCGCGGCTGTCGCCGAGGGTGCAGCGCTGGGCGCCTATGCCTTTACCGAGTTCCGGTCTTCAACGGACGGGCTTAAGGATCCCGTCCGCAATGCCGTGATCTTCACCGAGCTGGCCGGCAACGGCGGTGTGGACTCCGCGCTGAAGCGGGCCGGCCTGGTGGCCAAGGCAGTGAACGCAACACGGTCCCTGGTCAACACCCCGCCCAGCCACCTGTACCCGGAATCGTTCGCAGAGGCCGCCAAGGACCTGGCCAAGGGCCTGCCCGTGAAGGTGACCGTGTGGGACGAAAAGCGCCTGGAAAAGGAAGGCTTCGGCGGCATCATGGGCGTTGGCAAGGGCTCCTCGCGCCAGCCGCGGCTGGTCAAGGTCGAGTACTCCCCCGCCAAGGCCACGTCGAAGATCGCGCTCGTCGGCAAGGGCATCACGTTCGATACCGGCGGTATTTCCCTCAAGCCGGCCTTGAACATGGGCGACATGAAGAGCGACATGGCGGGGGCCGCCGTCGTCCTTAACACTGTCCTGGCCATCGCCGGGCTGGGCCTGCCCGTGAAGGCGACCGCCTGGCTGTGCATCGCCGAGAACATGCCCGGCGGTAGCGCCTCCCGCCCCGCCGATGTCCTGACCATGTTCGGCGGCAAGACCGTGGAAGTGCTTAATACGGATGCCGAAGGCCGCCTGGTCATGGCGGACGGCATCGTCGCCGCCAGCGGCGAATACCCGGACGCCATTATCGACGTCGCCACCCTCACCGGCGCGCAGCTCATTGCACTCGGCAACCGTACCGCCGGCATCATGGGCTCGGACAGCGTCACGGGCCCGCTCAAGGCTGCGGCCGACCGCGCAGGCGAACTGGTCTGGCCCATGCCCCTGCCGGAGGAACTGCGCCCCAGCCTGGACTCCCAGGTGGCGGACCTTGCCAACATCGGCGAACGGCATGGCGGAATGATGACAGCGGCGGTGTTCCTGCGCGAGTTCGTGGGTAAGGACAAGGCGGGCGCACAAATCCCCTGGGCGCACATCGACATTGCCGGGCCGTCGTTCAATAACGGCAGCCCGTACGGCTACACCCACAAGCAGGGCACCGGCTGCACCGTCCGGACCCTGGTTGCGTACGTCGAGGACATCCTCGCCGCGGCCTGA